In Porites lutea chromosome 7, jaPorLute2.1, whole genome shotgun sequence, a single window of DNA contains:
- the LOC140944772 gene encoding uncharacterized protein codes for MAAITAFWNRRGVVGSHPTDPQLNSSRESADTEIIINTISRLGIVHRELKLPQLWSEAAIIKALIYKHGNTHKKQKYFQGLKRVIKCLNRLEEMAIYDKVADLKNTFPRLSKRRTLAPETISNSPTFGMIISTLGCLIGSAQLLLQVKSTCQETFQCSCSQLAFGHFVTFHLTCCSSLSRIWVLVRSFLLVISECYEIIFPWLNVVADPEQVAKSEAKDLPKSIETWLETRNSHRTKDTSKFRTPCQNILTPGTLDKLFASTPRHNPKGSFPREFNAETPPGMSYDLGNKSFILDEISSSMQGREFAAETGSGMAYNLGESFIPGEISRSLQDFDAQVGEQNITFKRKLVAENTEIATKLHALAGDQNVNLERKLFAENTKIATKLHELAGDQNVNLERKLVVAENIEIATNVHELAGDQNVTLEQKLVAEDTEIATNVHELAEEQDVALKRKLDAEITQIATKLHKSAENQTVILKRKLVAENTNIASKVQTLAEDCFARKDNVVDLNKEITELPATEEKSRKITKKHETDIKLVLPRNESKRFTLRNRIHIYNSKRWKECKEKALRKKEKQRLCRGRLQSNKGKHTITTREGKDKAETSARLSTAEDFVENQTSSLLGNSFSCHANSKHQKSMKFNFFI; via the exons AAATCATTATTAATACCATAAGCAGGCTTGGAATTGTTCATCGTGAACTAAAATTACCTCAACTGTGGTCAGAAGCAGCTATTATCAAGGCATTAATCTATAAACATGGAAACACACACAAGAAACAAAAGTACTTCCAAGGTCTAAAAAGG GTTATCAAGTGCTTAAACAGACTTGAAGAAATGGCAATTTATGATAAGGTGGCTGATCTGAAAAACACATTTCCCAG GTTATCAAAGCGTCGCACTCTTGCCCCTGAGACCATATCAAACTCCCCTACATTTGGAATGATCATCAGTACTCTTGGCTGCCTCATTGGATCTGCCCAACTTTTGTTACAG GTGAAGTCAACCTGTCAGGAAACATTTCA ATGTTCATGTTCACAGTTGGCTTTTGGACATTTCGTGACATTCCACTTGACGTGCTGTTCAAGTTTAAGTAGAATATG GGTTCTTGTCAGAAGTTTTTTGCTAGTCATCTCAGAATGCTATGAAATTATATTTCCATGGCTGAACGTTGTAGCAGATCCAGAACAG gtAGCCAAATCTGAAGCCAAGGATCTTCCCAAAAGTATTGAAACATGGCTTGAAACTCGGAATAGCCATCGCACTAAAGACACCag CAAGTTTCGCACTCCATgtcaaaatattttaacaccAGGAACTCTGGACAAACTTTTTGCGTCAACTCCGAGACACAATCCTAAAG GATCTTTTCCCAGGGAATTTAACGCAGAAACTCCACCAGGAATGTCTTATGATCTTGGAAACAAGTCTTTCATTCTTGACGAAATCAGCAGTTCAATGCAGGGTAGAGAGTTTGCCGCAGAAACTGGATCAGGAATGGCTTATAATCTTGGAGAGTCTTTCATTCCGGGCGAAATCAGCAGGTCATTGCAG GATTTTGATGCGCAGGTTGGAGAACAAAATATCACCTTCAAACGAAAATTAGTTGCTGAAAACACCGAGATAGCTACAAAGCTGCACGCGTTAGCTGGAGATCAGAATGTCAACCTCGAACGAAAATTATTTGCTGAAAACACCAAGATAGCTACAAAGCTGCACGAGTTAGCTGGAGATCAGAATGTCAACCTCGAACGAAAATTAGTTGTTGCTGAAAACATCGAGATAGCTACAAACGTTCACGAGTTAGCTGGAGATCAGAATGTCACCCTTGAACAAAAATTAGTTGCTGAAGACACCGAGATAGCTACGAACGTTCACGAGTTAGCTGAAGAACAGGATGTCGCCCTTAAACGAAAATTAGATGCTGAAATCACCCAGATAGCTACAAAGCTACACAAGTCTGCTGAAAATCAGACTGTAATCCTCAAACGAAAATTAGTTGCTGAAAACACCAACATAGCCTCAAAGGTGCAAACGTTAGCTGAAGATTGTTTTGCACGAAAGGATAATGTTGTCGATTTAAACAAGGAAATAACAGAATTACCAGCCACAGAagaaaagagcagaaaaataacaaagaaacaTGAGACAGACATAAAGCTTGTATTGCCTAGAAATGAATCGAAGAGATTTACATTGCGTAATAGGATTCACATTTATAACAGCAAACGCTGGAAGGAGTGTAAAGAAAAAGCTCTccgaaaaaaagagaaacaaagatTGTGTCGAGGAAGACTACAATCAAACAAGGGTAAACATACCATTACCACACGAGAAGGGAAAGATAAAGCTGAGACTAGTGCAAGATTGTCAACTGCTGAAGACTTTGTTGAAAATCAAACGTCTTCGTTGTTGGGGAATTCATTCTCTTGTCATGCAAATTCGAAACATCAGAAATcaatgaagtttaatttttttatttaa